AATTTCAGATTTAGCTCCGAAAACAGTTTTCAATCCTTTAAGAGGACTTACTGTACGACATGCAGAAACAGATGCAGATCCTCCACCTCCAAGGCGAGCTTCTTCGGCATTTGGTCCGAAAACACCAATTTTCTTAATCTTGTTTTTATTTAATGGAAGAATTCCTCCTTTGTTTTTCAACAATACAATAGAACCTTCGGCAACCTCACGTGCAATTTTATGATGACGAGGAGTATCATGCTCTGACGGCATTTCTTTACGAGGAATATCAAGCACTCCTGTTTTTACGATAGATCGTAAATAACGTGTTGCAGCCTCATTAATTCCGGCTTCATCAATCAAACCATCTTTAATTGCCTTTTGCATATCACTTGTTCCTTCATCCCATCCTGCAATATCCATGTGTTTTCCCGGTCCGGGCATTTCGATATCAACACCTGCAGGAATAGATTTCTTACTTACAACAGCTCTCCAGTCAGAAACAATAAAGCCTTGATAGTTCCACAATCCTTTAATCACATCTTTAATCATGTATTGTGATTCAGATGTTGGAAGAGGTTTTCCATCATTTACACTCGGAATAGCAATACCATTGTACGCTGTCATAACCCCCCAAGGATCAGATTCGTTAATAGCTATACGAAACTGTTCTAAATACAATTCGTGCAGAACACGTTCACTCATTTGAGCAGCCAAAGCATCCTGTTCGTGCTGTTGATTATTAGCTGTTACAGCTTTAATTACCGTTCCTGTTCCCTGCCCCTGAACACCATTAATAAATGCTGCGGCTAAAGTACCTGTTAAATATGGATCCTCCGAATAACACTCGTAGTTACGACCACCAATAGGCAAACGGTGTAGGTTTAC
This sequence is a window from Bacteroidota bacterium. Protein-coding genes within it:
- a CDS encoding glycoside hydrolase family 3 N-terminal domain-containing protein produces the protein MRVLKSILFFFLVLIVSSCSQNEEIKPYQNPKLDVEERVADLLTRLTLKEKAGFMSGETMWYLQEIPRLGIPKLQVTDCGHGVTVILDENDDYSGCATSFPTAVGQASTWDRALIEKMGGALGRETRATGSGVLLAPMVNLHRLPIGGRNYECYSEDPYLTGTLAAAFINGVQGQGTGTVIKAVTANNQQHEQDALAAQMSERVLHELYLEQFRIAINESDPWGVMTAYNGIAIPSVNDGKPLPTSESQYMIKDVIKGLWNYQGFIVSDWRAVVSKKSIPAGVDIEMPGPGKHMDIAGWDEGTSDMQKAIKDGLIDEAGINEAATRYLRSIVKTGVLDIPRKEMPSEHDTPRHHKIAREVAEGSIVLLKNKGGILPLNKNKIKKIGVFGPNAEEARLGGGGSASVSACRTVSPLKGLKTVFGAKSEI